A window of the Pseudomonas furukawaii genome harbors these coding sequences:
- a CDS encoding DUF2164 domain-containing protein, translating to MSRGKKAPSLQLDAAQTQDGVLAIKRFMAERFELELGAFEAEEVLDFFAREFAPHFYNKAISDVQAHLKDRFDSIENDLWALEKA from the coding sequence ATGAGCCGCGGGAAGAAGGCCCCCAGCCTGCAGCTAGACGCCGCCCAGACCCAGGACGGCGTGCTGGCCATCAAGCGTTTCATGGCCGAGCGCTTCGAGCTGGAACTGGGCGCCTTCGAGGCCGAGGAAGTGCTGGATTTCTTCGCCCGCGAGTTCGCACCGCATTTCTACAACAAGGCGATCTCCGATGTGCAGGCGCACCTGAAGGACAGGTTCGACAGCATCGAGAACGACTTGTGGGCGCTCGAGAAAGCCTGA
- the hisB gene encoding imidazoleglycerol-phosphate dehydratase HisB, which translates to MAERTASVERNTLETQIKVSINLDGTGKARFDIGVPFLEHMLDQIARHGLIDLDIECKGDLHIDDHHTVEDVGITLGQAFTQAIGDKKGIVRYGHSYVPLDEALSRVVIDFSGRPGLQMHVPFTRATVGGFDVDLFQEFFQGFVNHALVTLHIDNLRGHNTHHQIETVFKAFGRALRMAIERDPRMAGQMPSTKGVL; encoded by the coding sequence ATGGCCGAACGTACGGCGTCCGTCGAACGCAATACCCTGGAAACCCAGATCAAGGTTTCGATCAACCTGGATGGCACTGGCAAGGCCCGCTTCGATATCGGCGTGCCCTTCCTCGAGCACATGCTTGACCAGATCGCCCGCCATGGCCTGATCGACCTGGACATCGAGTGCAAGGGCGATCTGCATATCGACGATCACCACACTGTGGAAGATGTCGGCATCACCCTCGGCCAGGCCTTCACCCAGGCCATCGGCGACAAGAAGGGCATCGTTCGCTACGGCCATTCCTATGTGCCCCTGGATGAAGCCCTGTCCCGCGTGGTGATCGACTTCTCCGGCCGCCCGGGCCTGCAGATGCATGTGCCCTTCACCCGTGCCACCGTCGGCGGTTTCGACGTGGACCTGTTCCAGGAATTCTTCCAGGGCTTCGTCAACCACGCCCTGGTGACCCTGCACATCGACAACCTGCGTGGTCACAACACCCACCACCAGATCGAGACCGTGTTCAAGGCCTTCGGCCGCGCGCTGCGCATGGCCATCGAGCGCGATCCGCGCATGGCCGGCCAGATGCCCTCCACCAAGGGCGTGCTCTGA
- the hisH gene encoding imidazole glycerol phosphate synthase subunit HisH — MQTVAVIDYGMGNLHSVAKALEHVGAGRVLVTSDASVIREADRVVFPGVGAIRDCMAEIRRLGFDELVREVSKDRPFLGICVGMQALLEHSEENDGVDCIGLFPGQVRFFGKDLVEDGEHLKVPHMGWNEVQQSVAHPLWHNIPDLARFYFVHSYYIEAGNPKQVVGRGHYGKDFAAALAEGSRFAVQFHPEKSHTHGLQLLQNFAAWDGRW; from the coding sequence ATGCAGACGGTCGCGGTCATCGATTACGGCATGGGCAACCTGCACTCGGTCGCCAAGGCCCTTGAGCATGTCGGCGCCGGCCGCGTGCTGGTCACCAGCGACGCCAGCGTGATCCGCGAGGCTGACCGCGTGGTCTTCCCCGGTGTAGGCGCCATCCGCGACTGCATGGCCGAGATCCGCCGCCTGGGCTTCGACGAGCTGGTGCGTGAGGTCAGCAAGGATCGTCCGTTCCTCGGCATCTGCGTCGGCATGCAGGCGCTGCTGGAGCACAGCGAGGAGAACGACGGCGTCGACTGCATCGGCCTGTTCCCCGGCCAGGTGCGCTTCTTCGGCAAGGACCTGGTGGAAGACGGCGAGCACCTGAAGGTGCCGCACATGGGCTGGAACGAGGTGCAGCAGAGCGTGGCCCATCCGCTCTGGCACAACATCCCCGACCTGGCGCGCTTCTACTTCGTGCACAGCTACTACATCGAGGCCGGCAATCCCAAGCAGGTGGTCGGTCGCGGCCATTACGGCAAGGACTTCGCCGCCGCGCTGGCCGAGGGCTCGCGCTTCGCCGTGCAGTTCCACCCGGAAAAGAGCCACACCCACGGGCTGCAACTGCTGCAGAACTTCGCCGCCTGGGACGGTCGCTGGTAA